One region of Lampris incognitus isolate fLamInc1 chromosome 12, fLamInc1.hap2, whole genome shotgun sequence genomic DNA includes:
- the LOC130121652 gene encoding paraneoplastic antigen Ma1 homolog gives MELSQAVEWSREENVDVSHDILLSKVPLNVGNDIVSRVLDTVKVLGRTRIHGCLGDKTGRHMFILVETVAALEPVSLPPEVGIVGEAGPWSVHALSSLPSANLPEGDAFEAKLLALLQQEGKSMGDVNAVVMGTQPLRLFSGLRPVPPGEEEYDSWMEQATQMITEWQCADAAKRQRIVESLRGPAADIVRFLKVSNPSSPATEYLAALDTVYGSTESGADLMASFRHTFQEDGERLSAYLYRLDKLLHRVLVRGGIGPADLNHACMEQLFKGALTTDLVALRVRMMHTLQDPPTFSQLMREIQEEEHWPGQVLQLSGVPKLPGTFIEVVPQVPSTNRSEDVGVLSPSSFDFGTSSMPEEAKRRLCEKMMQRNDVFLS, from the exons ATGGAGCTCAGTCAGGCTGTCGAGTGGAGCCGTGAGGAGAATGTGGATGTGTCTCATGATATTTTGCTTAGCAAAGTGCCACTGAATGTCGGAAATGATATTGTGAGCCGTGTACTTGATACAGTCAAAGTTTTGGGTCGCACTCGGATACATGGTTGCCTTGGCGACAAGACTGGTAGGCACATGTTCATTTTAGTGGAGACTGTTGCTGCTTTAGAGCCCGTTTCTTTACCCCCTGAGGTGGGAATTGTAGGTGAAGCGGGTCCCTGGTCTGTTCATGCTCTGAGTAGCTTGCCGTCTGCTAACCTCCCTGAAGGGGATGCATTTGAGGCCAAGCTGTTGGCATTGTTACAGCAGGAGGGTAAGTCAATGGGTGATGTTAATGCTGTTGTCATGGGCACCCAGCCTCTGAGGTTGTTTTCAGGTTTGCGACCTGTTCCCCCTGGTGAGGAGGAATATGATTCCTGGATGGAACAGGCTACTCAGATGATCACTGAATGGCAGTGTGCAGACGCTGCAAAGAGGCAACGCATTGTTGAAAGCTTGCGTGGGCCTGCTGCGGACATCGTGAGGTTCTTGAAGGTCAGTAATCCCTCTTCCCCGGCTACTGAGTATTTAGCTGCTCTTGACACTGTATATGGGTCAACTGAGAGTGGGGCAGATCTTATGGCATCGTTTCGCCATACATtccaggaagatggagagagactgtCTGCTTACCTCTATCGCTTGGATAAACTCCTCCACCGTGTTCTTGTGAGAGGAGGGATTGGTCCTGCTGACTTGAATCATGCATGCATGGAGCAGCTCTTCAAGGGTGCCCTTACCACTGACTTGGTGGCTTTACGTGTGCGAATGATGCATACTTTACAAGATCCACCTACTTTCTCTCAGCTGATGCGAGAAATCCAAGAAGAGGAGCATTGG CCTGGCCAGGTGTTGCAGCTTTCCGGCGTGCCTAAATTACCTGGTACCTTTA TTGAAGTAGTGCCGCAGGTTCCGTCCACTAACCGCTCCGAGGATGTCGGTGTGCTCAGTCCTTCTTCTTTTGACTTTGGCACTTCTTCTATGCCAGAGGAGGCCAAGCGGCGCCTCTGTGAGAAGATGATGCAGCGAAACGATGTTTTTCTGTCATGA